ctggaaggggctctgaggccTCTGGAAaattctccaggctgaataacCCCAACTCCCTCAGCCTGAGAGCGCCCAATGTCAGCATTAAACACTCATTGAGCATTGAATGGTAACAATTAGCAAAAAATGTCTTTCAATGAGCAGCTGATTTGCTAGATTGGGGGTTGACTTTATCAAAGTCGGTGTGGCACAAGCAGCCTGTGAATTGAGAAGGTCCAATCCTGCCCTGAGCTCGctcccaggctgcaggcagagcccaggagctCAGCATGGCTTTGCTCTGGCCATGCCCCTGGCTCTGGTAGTGGTAGCTCTGGGGTGCCCTCGGCACTCCAGGTAAGGACAGATCTCGTCCCCTCCCAAGGGCTCCCTTCATTGTCAcacacatcttttatgaaatatcctttccttaggatttttcctcctgagaagctgggaggcctcaggaacaaaatgtaaacattgattatctgctgctgtggaatgcaacaggtgcatctgtgattggtctcatgtggttgtttctaattaatggccaatcacagtcagctggctcagactctctgtctgacacaaacctttgttattaattctttgctattctattcttagccagccttctgatgaaaccatttcttctattcttttagtatagttttaatttaatatatatcataaaataataaaccagccttctgaaacatggagtcagatcctcgtctcttccctcatgcaagaacccctgtgaacaccatcacaagaactgaagagctctgactccttcttcgatcaccaggctgggaaaagagactttaaCACATCTTGGGGTCtttgtgagcagcagagatccTGAGAATTGTGGGCACTGCAGGATTTAGCCTTGATGTAACCAGCACCCTTCAGGCACAGGTTTAAATCACTCAGCTCCCCAGTGTGGGAGAGCCCAGAGATGACGGGCTGATGTGGGAGAGATTGGATTGTTGTCAAACCCAAACAACCTGTCTTGTCCttctttcttgttcttgttctccattttctgctgtgatgttggcactttgggattggtttagagtagaagctcactgtctaacatgggTGATGGgcattgggaattaagtgtaaatacGTTATATgcagtttgtagtataaaaagacaaGACTGCCTTGGGGGcggtcagagtgcctgtggctgccctgctgagcagatctcggctgggcagaaagaaaattttatagataagaattaataaacaacctcaagactgAACAGTGAAGAGcccagactcgttcttcagctGCTtgggctgaagcagagacatcctgcacatctcagggcagcaaatatCAACAGCCAACCCAAGAGCTTCCCACTCCCCACGGGGATGTCCCAgcaccaggagagcagcacagcccaaagaGCAAGCAGAGGAGGACAGCAATTCCCAGCCTTTCCTGGAAAGCTCTggatgcagcagctccatccctgtgctgtgcagtttCACCCCCTGATACGTGCAGAGAGAAAGTCAAGCCAGAAGACCCCTGAACTTCGTCCTTTTGAGATACTTTCCACCCTGAGAAAGTGCAGTGAAAACATCAGCAAtgtcagcagggctgcagtTTTCCCCTCCCACTGGCCACAGCAGTAGCCAGACCACTGAGAGGtttcaaagaaataaacttCCCTGAAGCAGATAACACAAACCACAGcgagctgagagcagcacagggcaaaggaaacaaatgctggggctgctgaggagccccaggcactgagagcagcagcagagctgcagagggaccagggcagcctctgtgtcctgcctgtgacagtgacagtgacagcccCAGGGTCAGAACCCCGTGGAGCTGACACCAGGGTGAGCAAATGGGGTTTGGGGTTAATTTACACGACTTTGTTTCTTTGCCCTTCAGACCACTCTGTGAAAGTGCTTCTGGGGCCAGAGCTCACTCAGGTGGAGCCTTTGGGGACAGACAGCAGCAATTCTGCTCAGCCACCAGTGCCCAGCTCCAAACTGTGCATTGAGATCAGCCCCTTCCTgttgggctggggctgcctgctctctgctgcccaCCCCACACCTCCCCAGGCCCCAGATCCTGATGTTTCCTGAGCTCCAAAGCCTCATGGAGAGGGCCCTGTGCAGTGCCAAGCAGGCAGCAAAGAGGGATGATGGCACTGCAATATTTTCTGGGAattccctttgccaggatttcttctcctgggaagctgagaagcctcagagaaaaatgaaaacaataattatctgtttgcttctcctgtgtttgctgctctggagattatccaacatgtgaactgtttttaattaatgaccaatcaccaacAGCTGTGTTGggctctgaggagtcagtcagaGCTTTTCATTGTCATattcttgttaaaccttctgtctgtatccctCTCTTTCTTCAGTATAGTTCTAGTATAGCATCATATCATATcgtatcatatcatatcatatcataaaataactaAGCCtcctgagaacatggagtcagattctcatctctcacctcatcctgggcaCCCCACAAACACCACAGGAAGAGGCTCCCAGGTTTCTGCCATGCTGGAGAAGGAATGGGGCCCTGAGCCCTGATCACAGAGGCCTTGCCATAGCCCAGCACCAAATGAGGAGAGGACAGCACCACTCactagaaaaatatatatttaccATCTGTGTTTTTCTCAGGTGGGAACATCCCATGGCAAAGCCATGCACTGACAGTGCCAGTGTCGCCAGGACTGgggtggcagagcagccccatgggGAGCCCTTGTGTGCTGAAGGGGCAGGAGAGAGCTTGAGGTGCTGCTTTcacctccagccccagtgccctgcagagcccatggGCACCCCAGCACCCCCACACCATGGTTGCTCACACTGCCACGTCTGGGACAccccccagggcactgctgctcctggcaccttCCTTGCAAGGCACTTGGGATGAGTTAAATAAAGAGGTTGAGGAGCATTTCCTGGGCTGGGAACGGTCCATAGCTTACAGAGGATGAGCAgagcccctgtcccagcccagctggcaggagggacagcagtgccagtgctgggcagtgccagccatgTCTCAGGAGGAGCAGTCATTCACACTGCTCATCCCATGCCACTGTGGTGTCATGGCATCACCCAGGCGCCtcctgaacacccccagctgtccccagcagtcTGTGCCACACAGGGAGCGGCAGGTCCCACCATCTTCTCAGGCAGCAGGTAGTGAGTTCCACCAGGGTCTGCAGCACGCCACATCCTgagtttgttgggtttttgcaAGGAGAACACGTGCAATTCTGTTCAGGCTgatgcagcacagccctggtgctTTCCCATTGCTTGGATCCTCTCGTGCTGAAGCCCAAACATGGTTTCTGGTGGGTTTGGTGGTGCCCAGGCCGCTCCCAGCCCTCACACATCCGTGTGGGTGTGCGTGTGTGAAGGGCCTGCCAGCCACGCTCCACTTCAAAGCTTAAACAAACCAAAGAAAGTCTTGGACTCCTCAAAGTTGACCAGGGCGATTTTGGAGACGTTGACGTGCAGGCTGTCCATCCTCCTGAGCCTGAAGAGAGCGCCCAGGTAGCTGCTGCGGGCCCACATCCTCTGGCCCGAGCAGAAGTTGGCGGCCTTGTCCTCCATGAGCACCAGGCTGCCCGGGGAGGCCGGGTTCCTCTTGTACACCACGTGTGCCAGCAGCAGCGGGCTGTCGCAGGCCGTGCCCCGGAACAGCACCCGCGAGTACACGAAGTACAGCCCCGGCTCGCTGACCCGCAGCCCCCGCGCCTCGTACTGCACCCCGCTGGTGTAGGcatggccagagctgggctcccACTCCAGCGGCAGCCCCTGCTGCGCTGGGTTGCCTGGAAAGTGAAACAAGGCCAAAGAAAAGGTTGGGAAGTGGGTTTGGTTGGGTGGGTTTGGTCGGccccacagcacaaggcagggTTCTCCTGTTGCGGTGTGATGGAATAGCCTGTCTCAGCTATCCCAgttccttccccaggtgtgccaacaACCTCTCCCTTCCCGTCCCCTTGTCCCTGCTGAGTGCTGTCCTTCAGTCTTGGCATTCCAGAAGGGCCTCGAGTGATTGGCAGAGTTCAAAAGATGCCTTACACCCCTTGAGGGACCATCCAGATGTCATTTTTCCTCTGAGACTTTCCCACCCTTTCCTGGTTGATGGCTCCCtaccccttccctgcccctctccctggggTTAAAACACACATTTCGAGGAGTTCTGTTAGAGCTGGTGCtggattcagaggcctgtgggccagaataaagatctggatccaaaccctccatcagaaccaactcctttccttcaccatcagCTTAAAGCTACTCCACCAGAGCtaaacctgagctcctgcatgcctggacttgtcccacgtgccagctgcagcatccagccagcTAAAGGTGTCCGTGAGGTGAAACCCCACACATCCAGCCAGataaaggtgtctctgaggtgaaacccCACACATCCAGCCAGATAAAGGTGTTTCTGGGGTGAAATCACCacacatccagccagccaaaggtgtctctgaggtgaaatcaccacacatccagccagccaaaggtgtctctaaggtgaaaccaccacagctgccgCCTTCGGTCAAGCAGCAAGGCCAGACCAGCCCAGACACGTCCCATCCAGCTATATTGGGATTTAATTCCGATATTCTCCAAGCTTTGTCTGCAGTGTGCAAAGTCCTCCTGGGCCTCACCCCTCatcagtgccagccccagtgccactCATGCCCCGCACACCACAAAAACCAAGCCAAACCCAGCCTCACTGAGAGGCACAAGTGAGGGGGAGGTTTTGTCTGTGGAGCAAATTTCCACTGTCAGAGCAGATGTGTCAcctgaggagagcagcagagcctgcgTGGGATGGGCTCCTCAGAACTCCAGCCGTGGCATCCCCTGACCCCACCCCAGCTGCCATGGCACCCTCTGCCCCCCTCTCAGGAGCCATCTGGCCCCATCCCAGGTTCCATGGCACCCTCTGCCCCCACCccaggtgccagccctgcccccaGCACGTACCTGTGACATGGGCTGCCCTCCTGACCTccttcctgtgccctgcacaaAGAGAGGGAACATTGGCCATGAGCTCCATGGAGGTGCCAGCCCAGAGGGCAGGGGACACCTGAGACCCCATGCCCCtgtccaggcaggagctggagctgccctcagggtgggacagcacagctggggaagctctgcctgccctcagtTTTCTCTGGAGAGAAGGGGCCATTCCAGTGACACGGTGTTTGGAGCCCATCCACTCCATCCCTTCATTTTCCCCAACATCTACTTCATTATCTCTAGTTTCAGAAtcatccttttcttttcttttcttttcttttcttttcttttcttttcttttcttttcttttcttttcttttcttttcttttcttttcttttctcaagCCTATTaaattttcctctctgctccccctcctcctttACACTATTCccctatttctatttctttatcCAGCCCCCTCAAGAACTTAATGTTTATGATTTATGTTCAGCCTCTGCTAAAGAAGCTGTGATCAGAGCACTGAGCATCCAGTTCAAATGAGCTCCCCTTCCCCTAAAGGGCAAAATTTATTGCTAGAGGAGTTGATAAGAACCAGGACTTCCCTTTCCCaataattttgttatttaatttttttaaaattcaatatCAGaacaaatttgaaaataaattttccaaTTAATAAAATTCTCAAGGGGGAACAAATTTAAACTTTTCAGAGCTAGAAAAAAACCGTCTAGAGGAGTGAAAATTTATCTCTGACTTGGCCATTTTTGAAAAGGATATCCTCGCTTATAACATTAACATGgaaggcaaaagaaaagcaacagtTTGGAAGTCCAAACCACAGTTTTTAAATTGCTCCACCCaaattgaaacttttttttggggggtaaaTCAAAACCATCTAAATGAAATCTAGGAAAACGGGCAGGTTCTTGTGGAAAGTTTCAATGTTGCTGGGTTCCTCCTGCAGCCGCGGACTCACCTGTGAGTTTCTGAGAGGATGCAGGAGGGATGAGCTCAGCGCTGGCAGACTGGCAAGAGAGAAGGGGAACATTGGTTTAGAGTTGTGAGCAACCTTTGGCAGTGCTTAAATCAGGGATTATCTCCATGGGGAGCTGCAAAGTGCTGGGGAATACACAGAGAGAGAGCTGGAAGGAGCACAGATATCCTGACAGGGGAACAagcaccctgtgccagcagccgcTGAAATGCCACCTTGGTGCCCCCCCGGGAGCATCCCAGCCCATTCCAAGcgttcctttccccctttccctgggcCCAGCCAGGCAAACCTCACCTCCCTGAGTTCATCCACCTCCTTCTCCAGGTGAAAAATCTTAAATATGCTCAGCCCCACTCCGGTGAAGGCCACCAGGATCAGCAGGAACATCACGAGGAAGCCGGCGCTGCTCCTTTCCCCGCGTTCCCTTCCTTTATTCCGCGGTTTTCTGCTCCGGTCGGGCACGGGCGGTGGCAAGGGAGCCGAGGGGATAGCGGAGGCACAGGGAGCCGCTGTCTCGGCACGTCCATCCACCCAGAAGATGTGCGGGTAATAACCGAGGTTCTGCTGCACGGGGGGCAGCTCGTCCCCGCCGCGGCAGCCGAGCCCCGCGGCTCTGCCCCGCTGCGGCTGCATCCGTGCGCTGCGAGGGCAGGATGCTGTGCGAGGATGCTGCGGCTTCGAGAGGCTCCCAGCATCGGCAGCAGAGCCCTTTCCGGCCCCGCGGGACCCACCCTCCTCCCACAGCCCCGCTCCGGGGGCTCCCGCAGCCGCTGCCCGCAACCTACTGCCCccgcagggctggggagctACAGGGAGCACAAACCCCCCCGGCATGCTGCACTCaagggacacacagagccctcctCGGCAGGGGATGTGGTGCCGAGCCCGTGGGATGAGGAATTAGGGATGAGGGATGGCTCCGTCCCCGCTCCCCgagcatccctccctgcctgtgaaAAGTGCGTGtgttttatgattggcttttcgcaaatattaaagtGAATGCTATGTGTGTTGTGTTAGGAAGTGATGCTGTATTCATTCTCTTAAGTACCgtggtaaatatagttttgGGTTATAAAAagtgttaaaatagaaacgatgctgtgtaggatacttttttaaaagaaaggacttgcaatgagagagcagccacaggacacctgaatctttcaggtgagag
This DNA window, taken from Melospiza georgiana isolate bMelGeo1 chromosome 9, bMelGeo1.pri, whole genome shotgun sequence, encodes the following:
- the FASLG gene encoding tumor necrosis factor ligand superfamily member 6, whose protein sequence is MQPQRGRAAGLGCRGGDELPPVQQNLGYYPHIFWVDGRAETAAPCASAIPSAPLPPPVPDRSRKPRNKGRERGERSSAGFLVMFLLILVAFTGVGLSIFKIFHLEKEVDELRESASAELIPPASSQKLTGHRKEVRRAAHVTGNPAQQGLPLEWEPSSGHAYTSGVQYEARGLRVSEPGLYFVYSRVLFRGTACDSPLLLAHVVYKRNPASPGSLVLMEDKAANFCSGQRMWARSSYLGALFRLRRMDSLHVNVSKIALVNFEESKTFFGLFKL